Part of the Nerophis lumbriciformis linkage group LG24, RoL_Nlum_v2.1, whole genome shotgun sequence genome, tatttaggcttcacggtggcagaggggttagtgcatctgcctcacaatacgaaggtcctgagtagtcttgggttcaatcccgggctcgggatctttctgtgtggagtttgcatgttctccccgtgactgcgtgggttccctccgggtactccggcttcctcccacctccaaagacatgcacctggggataagttgattggcaacactaaattggccctagtgtgtggatgtgagtgtgaatgttgtctgtctatctgtgttggccctgcgatgaggtggcgacttgtccagggtgtaccccgccttctgcccgattgtagctgagataggctccagcgccccccgcgaccccaaagggaataagcggtagaaaatggatggatggatggatggattttaaatgaattgttatgatcatttaaaattaattatttcaaatatgtttattttaatgtataattctatggctggatgtaataaggagtcagaaaaaaatacaaataaaaatacaattaattttgatgtttttagcaaaatatagtaaaaatgtatttagttttttttttttttttaataaatatatgtatttttaggtaagataaacataataatacaattgatctctagtctggatgatttagttcttgtcaccctgttgtcctccgtcgggaaaaaaggctgtcctcactcaggtccgcatggaactggagggggcgtggcttccagttccggctgaaaatcgggagattttcgggagaatatttgtcccgggaggttttcgggagaggcgctgaatttcgggagtctcccggaaaattcgggagggttggcaagtatggatatagctggggtaggctccagcaccccccgcaaccccgagagggacaagcggtagaaaattctctactgctcgctagtgttaccatatctgagttattgtgtagaaatatggggaaataactacaaatgtgcgctacattcgttaattgtgttacaaaaaagatcagttagaataatacataatgttggatatagagaacatacaaaccctttatttattgagtcaaaaataataaagtttggtgatttggtaaaattgcaaacagctaaaatgatgtacaaagcaaactataacctgctaccaaagaatgtacaacaattcttctcaactaaagaggagaaatataaccttagaggaaaaaataatttaaaacatttatatgcacgtacaacacttagaacctttagcatatcagtatgtggaattaaatgatggaatggattaagtaaagaagttaaacattgtactgagatgatccagtttaagaggttgttcaaatgaatagtgcttacaaagtacaaagaagaagaattatgagaaatactttcaaccttattgaaagtaagatattcttcatctcagtatgttaataatgactgaattaatgacatattacaaaactgttgtgtacactaattcacagatgttattttattatataaaaaggtcagtaaatgaatgtatatatttgtaaacgctctgaagtgggaaaggggtaggattaaataagctttgcttcttcctactccttttcggacatgatgaaaagtgaaatgatatgaaattgtgatgtattatactgtaagtgtgttcatgttcgaaataaactaaaaaaagaaagaaaaaagatggATAATTGGAATACAGCAATGAACTGTAtcaatatataataattgtatttatttttttagctatgATTGATATGAAtagaaataattattttaattacatataaatacaatttatatttaaagacaaagctttgtgaTTTTAGTTATTAGTAtaaacatttctgtttttttctctGAATATTGTGCTTTTTTCATAatggttttactttttaaataattaataataaatacatattttatttatttatatatatgtacacataaatacatacatatacacacatatatgcacgtatgtatgtatatacatatatgtctataACACATTAATGTGTTTAAATACAGATGTTTGGGAATGTAGTTTctcaaaaataatataataatcgtACTATTATGCTAGTGTTGTGTACATATGAATACAATATAAAGAGGATTAGGCAcatgtattttattctttttacCGTACATGCCAACAAATACTGGTTGAGCAGTCGTAAAACGATATTAAGacataaattcaatttgacagattATATTTTTAAGACAATATCAACAAAATCACACTTTTCtaaggaaattaaaaaaaacaggaggTGCTTATATTTGGTGCCATTCAGCAATATTCTCAGAATAAGGCTTGTTGTGAATCCAATATTTGAAAGGTTTAACAGCCAATGCCTGTACAAAGCAGTAGCAGCAGTGTAACACATCTCCATGCCTATTGTTGGCACATCTACAGGTGTACATAGTTTGCCTGTATCATATACATACATCTTGAAATACATGCAAATACAGCCGCGGTAGTTTAATCTGCGGGATCAGAATGTCATTGTTTATGTGGAAAGTCAGACAATGAGATGCTGACATGATCCCAACTGTGCTCGCATACCTCGGTGTGAATTGCAACGCAAAGAAGCTGTGCATAAATCAAACATGATACTGTACATACGAACGTGTCCGCCTGTTCAGCCGTCTGTCGGCCCGCTGCCCTTGTTCTTGTTCCTGCTGAGGGGGAAGGTGGACTTGCTCTGCGGCTGTGTCATTTTGCTGGCCAGGTACACAAAAGGCTCGATGAGCGTGCGGCGGTCCGCCACCGACAGCTCCCACAGGCGCACCTTCTCGTTCTTGGCCCAGTTCTGCGCCATGATGGCGTCCACCCTCCTCTCGTCCTGCTTGTCCAGCTTGTTGCCTAGCACCACGATGGTCACCTGGGTGTGGCGTCAAAGGGAAAAGATCAATACTTTGGAATGTAAACAAAAAGTGAGGAAAAGGCGCATGGTTTTGTTTTGTCGTCATCCCCCTCACCTCCTTCTTGTCCCTGTGCCGATCGATGTCCTTCTTGAGGGCCTCCATGCGCTTGAAGGACTCCTTGCTGTCGATGCTGTAGACCAGCACAAAGCCGTCGGCGAAGCTGTAGTAGTGGCGAGGGAACTCCACGCCGTCCCGGAGGCCACGGGTGTCGTAGAAGCGCACCTGCTCCCTGGTGCCTCGGTCGGTCTCAATGGAGCCGATGTAAATGTCCTCCAGGGTCTCCATGGGCTCTGAACCTGAAAGCAAAGTCAGGATAGGCAGTATCATAACTAGAGCTGggacgataaaacaatatcaatatagacttagacttacacttcctttttattgtcattcaaatttgaactttacagcacagataagaacgaaatttcgctacataagctcatggtagtgcaggataaaaaaagcaataaggtgcatatataaataataaatatatatatcaaataaataaatatatataaatatatataaataaatagattactctaCAGATGaatgtattgcactttttcacatgcgtccacgtttatggatgtatgttatattgtcttttttattccagcgagttaatccattttggggggagttgaggggatcatttaatttaattatgatgcgttcaatatatatcacgatagaccatacttgccaaccttgagacctccgatttcgggaagtgggggtggggggcgtggttgggggcgtggttaagaggggaggagtatattgacagctagaattcaccaagtcaagcattccatacacacacacacacacatatatatctatatatatatatatatatatatatatatatatatatatatatccatccatccattttctaccgcttattccctttggggtcgctggagcctatctcagctacaatcgggcggaaggcggggtacaccctggacaagtcgccacctcatcgcagggccaacacagatagacagacaacattcacactcacatccacacactagggccaatttagtgttgccaatcaacttatccccaggtgcatgtctttggaagtgggaggaagccggagtacccggagggaacccacgcagtcatggggaggacatgcaaactccacacagaaggatcccgagcccgggattgaacccaagactactcaggaccttcgtattgtgaggcagatgcactaacccctctgccaccgtgaa contains:
- the nkiras2 gene encoding NF-kappa-B inhibitor-interacting Ras-like protein 2 isoform X2, whose translation is MGKSCKVVVCGQAAVGKTAVLEQLLYANHVAGSEPMETLEDIYIGSIETDRGTREQVRFYDTRGLRDGVEFPRHYYSFADGFVLVYSIDSKESFKRMEALKKDIDRHRDKKEVTIVVLGNKLDKQDERRVDAIMAQNWAKNEKVRLWELSVADRRTLIEPFVYLASKMTQPQSKSTFPLSRNKNKGSGPTDG
- the nkiras2 gene encoding NF-kappa-B inhibitor-interacting Ras-like protein 2 isoform X1, whose protein sequence is MKEYDDVTSSQRPLPDSEGAGKRQHTKSVVMGKSCKVVVCGQAAVGKTAVLEQLLYANHVAGSEPMETLEDIYIGSIETDRGTREQVRFYDTRGLRDGVEFPRHYYSFADGFVLVYSIDSKESFKRMEALKKDIDRHRDKKEVTIVVLGNKLDKQDERRVDAIMAQNWAKNEKVRLWELSVADRRTLIEPFVYLASKMTQPQSKSTFPLSRNKNKGSGPTDG